From Mya arenaria isolate MELC-2E11 chromosome 12, ASM2691426v1, the proteins below share one genomic window:
- the LOC128211678 gene encoding uncharacterized protein LOC128211678 — protein sequence MQVYFFLDVCLILVAAVSCAPVKRSATFDHGVVRGHVTSHSITEASGLCASRQHHNVLYTHNDSGDTNRIFAISATTGQRLMTIYVDGASAHDWEDIACGPCTGGSGHCIYIADTGGNAGGDSNTIYRVHEPTQDLNNGNGGEMHTHVDSVLKFSWDQHDCETVMVDNKGEVYLVSKVGAGHHAKLVHLPSHAWGTNQREYVNEGVYLSVTSRSYNPVGGDISPDGTEVLLKAYGHVYYWHVPDRNYYSHMTSYPAELSYTPEQQGEAVAWEPSGAGFYTLSEGTNAALYYHRRTSTDIVG from the exons ATGcaagtttacttttttctaGATGTTTGTCTAATTCTCGTCGCTGCTGTCAGCTGTGCTCCCGTGAAAAGAA GTGCAACATTTGACCATGGTGTCGTCCGGGGTCACGTGACTAGCCACTCAATCACAGAAGCTTCCGGTTTGTGCGCGAGTCGCCAGCACCACAACGTTTTGTACACCCACAATGACTCCGGGGATACCAATAGGATCTTTGCCATAAG TGCCACAACTGGCCAGCGTCTGATGACCATCTACGTGGACGGTGCCTCCGCGCATGACTGGGAAGATATCGCGTGTGGGCCTTGCACTGGCGGCAGTGGACATTGTATCTACATCGCCGACACGGGCGGAAACGCCGGCGGAGACTCAAATACAATCTACCGCGTGCACGAGCCGACGCAGGATTTGAACAACGGCAATGGCGGGGAGATGCACACACATGTCGATAGTGTACTTAAGTTCAG TTGGGATCAGCACGACTGTGAAACAGTAATGGTGGACAACAAGGGGGAAGTATACCTTGTATCAAAGGTCGGCGCCGGGCACCATGCTAAGCTTGTGCATCTTCCATCACACGCATGGGGAACCAATCAGCGCGAGTATGTAAATGAGGGCGTTTACCTCTCTGTGACGTCACGATCTTACAACCCAGTGGGTGGAGACATTTCACCAGATGGCACAGAG GTTCTCCTGAAAGCCTACGGTCACGTGTATTACTGGCACGTACCAGACAGAAACTACTACAGTCACATGACGTCATATCCGGCGGAATTATCATACACACCTGAGCAGCAGGGAGAGGCGGTGGCTTGGGAGCCGTCAGGGGCCGGATTTTACACGCTAAGTGAGGGGACAAACGCTGCACTTTACTACCATCGAAGGACCAGTACTGATATTGTGGGA